A stretch of the Acomys russatus chromosome 23, mAcoRus1.1, whole genome shotgun sequence genome encodes the following:
- the Cxxc4 gene encoding CXXC-type zinc finger protein 4 — protein MNTNVCVEPGPSPEAPGLPKESHLPEGALNSLVDYNSEMERYRSFATSFYKTNGGAFPQAAKIARITTPIFPSSAAAAAAAARIGMSPWNCDNAATAAATAMLWGSGGGGGGGGGGGGGGGAGRKSSSAAASSSASSSAILPAAGGGGGGGGSSGGGGGGGGGGGRTSMHHRNDSQRLGKAGCPPEPSLQMANTNFLSTLSPEHCRPLAGECMNKLKCGAAEAEIMNLPERVGTFSAIPALGGISLPPGVIVMTALHSPAAASAAVTDSAFQIANLADCPQNHSSSSSSSSGGAGGANPAKKKRKRCGVCVPCKRLINCGVCSSCRNRKTGHQICKFRKCEELKKKPGTSLERTPVPSAEAFRWFF, from the exons ATGAACACCAATGTCTGCGTGGAGCCGGGGCCGAGCCCGGAGGCCCCGGGCTTGCCCAAGGAAAGCCACCTGCCTGAGGGGGCCCTGAACAGCCTTGTGGATTACAACTCGGAGATGGAGCGCTACCGTTCCTTTGCCACCTCCTTCTACAAGACCAACGGGGGCGCCTTCCCGCAGGCAGCCAAGATTGCGCGCATCACCACCCCCATCTTCCCCAgcagcgccgccgccgccgcggccgcCGCGCGCATAGGCATGTCCCCGTGGAACTGCGACAACGcggccaccgccgccgccaccgcgaTGCTCTGGGGCagcgggggcggcggcgggggcggtgggggcgggggtgggggcggcggggCCGGCAGAAAATCCTCCTcggccgccgcctcctcctccgcctcctcttCGGCAATCCTCCCCGCCgccggcggtggcggtggcggcggtggcagcagcggcggcggtggaggcggcggcggcggcggcggcaggacCAGCATGCACCACCGGAACGACTCCCAGCGGCTGGGGAAGGCTGGCTGTCCGCCAGAGCCGTCGTTGCAAATGGCAAATACTAATTTCCTCTCCACCTTATCCCCTGAACACTGCAGACCTTTGGCGGGGGAATGCATGAACAAGCTCAAATGCGGCGCTGCTGAAGCAGAGATAATGAATCTCCCCGAGCGGGTGGGGACTTTTTCCGCTATCCCGGCTTTAGGGGGCATCTCATTACCTCCAGGGGTCATCGTCATGACAGCCCTTCACTCCCCCGCAGCAGCCTCAGCAGCCGTCACAGACAGTGCGTTTCAAATTGCCAATCTGGCAGACTGCCCGCAGaatcattcctcctcctcctcgtcctcctcggGGGGAGCTGGCGGAGCCAACCCGgccaagaagaagaggaaaaggtgtGGGGTCTGCGTGCCCTGCAAGAGGCTCATCAACTGTGGCGTCTGCAGCAGTTGCAGGAATCGCAAAACGGGACACCAGATCTGCAAATTTAGAAAATGTGAAGAGCTAAAGAAAAAACCTGGCACTTCGCTAGAG AGAACGCCTGTTCCCAGCGCTGAAGCATTCCGATGGTTCTTTTAA